The Halogranum gelatinilyticum genome includes a window with the following:
- a CDS encoding phosphatase PAP2 family protein, with translation MVRLVEVSALIREAVPPELAAVFAVITAFGGATGLVFLLSVLYWVGDRRPTALVVSFTLTALAVTLALKAGLGLPRPPASVQFVAHDADPYGFPSGHAVASVVVYGGLVLATERFRSWRGVAAATAIALLIGLSRVVIGVHYLGDVLVGFGVGLALLLVMWRVTRGDPRRGFAIAAVASLPALAVVGVGAETLVALGGSLGGVLGSYKLDDLPSPGSRLERGVLAVVGVGFVVALQTGQELLLDGLVTGFVGTAAVHVLANLVLVAGILLLPLATEWQWRTALPART, from the coding sequence ATGGTCCGGCTCGTCGAGGTCAGCGCGCTCATCAGGGAGGCAGTTCCACCGGAGTTGGCCGCGGTTTTCGCCGTAATCACCGCCTTCGGCGGCGCGACGGGGCTCGTGTTCCTCCTCTCCGTGCTCTACTGGGTGGGCGACCGCCGACCCACTGCACTGGTGGTCAGCTTCACGCTGACCGCCCTCGCGGTCACGCTCGCGCTCAAGGCGGGACTCGGTCTCCCGCGACCGCCCGCCTCGGTCCAGTTCGTCGCCCACGACGCCGACCCCTACGGTTTCCCGAGCGGCCACGCCGTCGCCAGCGTCGTCGTCTACGGCGGACTCGTGCTCGCGACGGAGCGGTTCCGGTCGTGGCGCGGCGTCGCCGCCGCCACCGCCATCGCACTGCTGATCGGTCTCTCTCGCGTCGTCATCGGCGTCCACTATCTCGGCGACGTGCTCGTCGGCTTCGGTGTCGGTCTCGCGCTCCTCCTCGTCATGTGGCGCGTCACACGGGGCGACCCGCGGCGCGGGTTCGCTATCGCGGCCGTCGCGTCGCTTCCGGCACTCGCCGTCGTCGGCGTCGGTGCGGAGACGCTCGTCGCACTCGGCGGCTCGCTCGGCGGTGTTCTCGGGAGCTACAAACTCGACGACCTACCGTCACCCGGCTCCCGGCTCGAACGCGGCGTCCTCGCCGTCGTCGGCGTCGGCTTCGTCGTCGCGCTCCAGACGGGTCAGGAGCTTCTCCTCGACGGTCTCGTGACCGGCTTCGTGGGGACGGCGGCGGTCCACGTCCTCGCCAACCTCGTCCTCGTCGCCGGGATTCTCCTCCTCCCGCTGGCGACCGAGTGGCAGTGGCGTACCGCGCTCCCCGCACGGACGTAG
- the glmU gene encoding bifunctional sugar-1-phosphate nucleotidylyltransferase/acetyltransferase: MQTVVLAAGEGTRMRPLTARRPKPMLPVADRPLVGHTVSAAIAAGASSIALVVGYEADDVRDYFGDEFEDTAISYAVQAEQRGTADAVRAAADDLASDEPFVVLNGDALYDHESLSTLYDADAAVGSYRVDNPSNYGVLETTESGRVTGVVEKPPDPPSNLINTGAYVFPAEAQDWLAVGESERGELELTDVLERTCNEYSVESVPFSRWLDVGRPWELLEANEWKVEELERDISGDVHADADLRGDVVVEEGATVDAGVVVEGPALIREGASVGPNAYVRGATVVGAGAKVGHAVEVKNSVLMEGATVGHLGYVGDSILGRDVNFGAGTKVANLRHDDQPVKLTVKGERVSTGRRKFGVVVGDGAKTGINVSLNAGVVLSTDARVAPGEVVTRDR, from the coding sequence ATGCAGACAGTCGTCCTCGCCGCAGGAGAGGGAACCCGGATGCGGCCGCTGACCGCGCGTCGTCCGAAACCGATGTTGCCGGTCGCCGACCGGCCGCTCGTCGGCCACACCGTCTCGGCCGCCATCGCGGCAGGCGCGTCCTCCATCGCCCTCGTCGTCGGCTACGAGGCCGATGACGTGCGCGACTACTTCGGCGACGAGTTCGAGGACACCGCCATCAGCTACGCCGTCCAAGCGGAACAGCGCGGGACGGCCGACGCGGTCCGCGCCGCGGCCGACGACCTCGCGAGCGACGAACCGTTCGTCGTCCTCAACGGCGACGCGCTCTACGACCACGAGTCGCTGTCGACGCTCTACGACGCGGACGCCGCCGTCGGCTCCTACCGCGTCGACAACCCCTCGAACTACGGCGTCTTGGAGACCACGGAGTCGGGACGCGTCACGGGCGTCGTCGAGAAACCCCCGGATCCGCCGTCGAACCTCATCAACACCGGCGCGTACGTCTTCCCCGCCGAGGCACAGGACTGGCTCGCCGTCGGCGAGAGCGAGCGCGGCGAACTCGAACTGACGGACGTCCTCGAACGCACCTGCAACGAGTACAGCGTCGAGTCCGTCCCCTTCTCGCGCTGGCTGGACGTCGGCCGTCCGTGGGAACTCCTCGAAGCCAACGAGTGGAAGGTCGAGGAACTGGAGCGCGACATTAGCGGCGACGTCCACGCGGACGCCGACCTCCGAGGGGATGTCGTCGTCGAGGAGGGCGCGACGGTCGACGCGGGCGTCGTCGTCGAAGGCCCGGCCCTGATTCGCGAGGGGGCCTCGGTCGGCCCGAACGCCTACGTCCGAGGGGCGACCGTCGTCGGCGCGGGCGCGAAAGTCGGCCACGCCGTCGAGGTCAAGAACAGCGTCCTCATGGAGGGCGCGACGGTCGGCCATCTCGGCTACGTTGGCGACAGCATCCTCGGTCGGGACGTCAACTTCGGCGCGGGCACGAAGGTCGCGAACCTCCGGCACGACGACCAGCCGGTGAAGCTGACCGTGAAGGGCGAGCGCGTCTCGACGGGTCGCCGGAAGTTCGGCGTCGTCGTCGGCGACGGCGCGAAAACCGGGATCAACGTGAGTCTCAACGCCGGGGTCGTCCTCTCGACGGACGCTCGCGTCGCGCCGGGCGAAGTCGTCACACGCGACCGGTAG
- a CDS encoding CopD family protein, translating into MSVIDSVMASAHLLFAGLWTGSVLFTAYAVLPTAVSGEVNAGPLGAIVGKLTIVSRASALFLLLSGGHLAGTRYTAESLFGTPRGYLVLAMVALWFVLAALVEIGSSKLTDGLDQNKVRTPAHDAKPFFTAAAVVALLLLVDAGLLLGGLPF; encoded by the coding sequence ATGTCAGTCATCGACTCGGTCATGGCCAGTGCCCACCTGCTCTTCGCGGGACTCTGGACCGGAAGCGTGTTGTTCACCGCCTACGCCGTCCTCCCGACGGCCGTCTCCGGGGAGGTCAACGCCGGTCCACTGGGTGCCATCGTCGGTAAACTCACGATTGTCTCACGAGCCAGCGCGCTGTTCTTGCTCCTCTCGGGCGGCCATCTCGCCGGGACGCGCTACACCGCCGAGTCGCTGTTCGGCACGCCGCGCGGCTATCTCGTCCTCGCGATGGTCGCGCTGTGGTTCGTCCTCGCCGCGCTCGTCGAGATCGGGTCGAGCAAGCTGACCGACGGTCTCGACCAGAACAAGGTCCGCACGCCCGCCCACGACGCCAAGCCCTTCTTCACCGCCGCGGCCGTCGTCGCGCTCTTGCTGCTCGTCGACGCCGGACTGCTGCTCGGCGGCCTGCCGTTCTAG
- a CDS encoding helix-turn-helix transcriptional regulator, with the protein MESALEEIEFLALSPNRVEVLTLLAEEPRTRRELAELTDASQPTLGRILGDFTERTWVVREGSDYVATATGQLVAAGFEDLLDVLDTEATLRGVVRWLPTEALDFDLRRLSSATVTTPSQVRPNAPVKRALDLLGEAEDVHIFSYAFNEQSLDVIHDRTAEGAQTFRGVFAASAIDALADDSQLRARLLELLETETVEIRITDEAVPLAATVADDTVHLFLRDDNGLLQASLDVTDEAVHGWATERFERYWDDATPLDPDDL; encoded by the coding sequence ATGGAATCGGCACTCGAGGAGATCGAGTTTCTCGCGCTCTCGCCCAACCGCGTCGAGGTCCTGACGCTGCTGGCCGAGGAGCCACGGACGCGGCGCGAACTCGCGGAGTTGACCGACGCCTCCCAGCCCACGCTCGGGCGGATTCTCGGCGACTTCACCGAGCGGACGTGGGTCGTCCGCGAGGGCAGCGACTACGTCGCGACGGCGACGGGGCAGCTGGTCGCGGCAGGCTTCGAGGACCTCTTGGACGTCCTCGACACCGAGGCGACGCTGCGGGGCGTCGTCCGGTGGCTCCCGACTGAGGCACTCGATTTCGACCTCCGGCGGCTCTCGTCGGCGACGGTCACCACGCCGAGTCAGGTGCGGCCGAACGCGCCGGTCAAGCGGGCACTCGACCTCCTGGGCGAGGCCGAGGACGTCCACATCTTCTCCTACGCGTTCAACGAGCAGAGCCTCGACGTGATCCACGACCGGACCGCAGAGGGAGCCCAGACCTTCCGGGGCGTCTTCGCCGCGAGTGCCATCGACGCGCTCGCCGACGACTCGCAGTTGCGGGCGCGGCTGCTCGAACTCCTGGAGACCGAGACGGTCGAGATCCGCATCACCGACGAGGCGGTCCCTTTGGCAGCGACCGTCGCCGACGACACGGTCCACCTGTTTCTCCGCGACGACAACGGCCTGCTCCAGGCCTCGCTCGACGTCACCGACGAGGCCGTCCACGGCTGGGCGACAGAACGCTTCGAGCGGTACTGGGACGACGCGACGCCGTTGGACCCCGACGACCTCTGA
- the lonB gene encoding ATP-dependent protease LonB, with the protein MPADSPSDSTSHDGVREDHSHADAVPGPEPTATDTDSGAVAVDDGHDRGLSPPGVAETDAELDPEVLDLLGGVPIATTADVEVPERLIDQVIGQERARDVVTKAASQRRHVMMIGSPGTGKSMLSKAMTELLPKESLQDVLVYHNPEDGNQPKVRTVPMGKGKQIIEAHKEEARKAGQFRNLIMWGLIAVVLMYSLLIAGEFLLGILAAGIVFLLFRYGSRRGSAAIPNLIVTTDDDATAPFIDATGAHAGALLGDVRHDPYQSGGLETPSHDRVEPGAIHKANKGVLFIDEINTLDIRSQQHLLTAMQEREFSITGQSERSSGAMVKTEPVPTDFVLVAAGNLDAMSHMHPALRSRIKGYGYEVYMDDTIEDSAEMRQKYVRFVAQEVAKDGRLPPFTNDAVAEVILEARRRAGRKGHLTLEFRNLGGLVRVAGDMARGEDSPVTTREHVLDAKRRARSIEQQIADEYIERRKDYNISMTEGSVVGRVNGLAVMGEDSGIVLPVMAEVTPSQGPGSVIATGKLQEIAQEAVQNVSAIIKKLSGTGLNGKDVHIQFVQAGQGGVDGDSASVTIATAVISALEDLGVDQSTAMTGSLSVRGDVLPVGGITHKIEAAAKAGMKTVIIPAANLQDVMIEDEYKELVDIVPVTHISEVLKHSLEGSPDMDSLASRVAEFTDTVLDGVGRGGSPNPQ; encoded by the coding sequence ATGCCTGCCGATTCACCCAGTGACAGCACTTCACACGATGGAGTGCGAGAGGATCACTCACACGCCGACGCGGTCCCCGGCCCCGAGCCGACGGCCACCGACACCGACAGCGGTGCCGTGGCGGTCGACGACGGCCACGACCGCGGGCTGTCGCCGCCGGGCGTCGCCGAGACCGACGCCGAGTTGGACCCCGAAGTACTCGACCTCCTCGGTGGCGTCCCCATCGCGACGACCGCCGACGTCGAGGTCCCCGAGCGGCTCATCGACCAGGTCATCGGCCAGGAGCGCGCCCGCGACGTCGTCACGAAGGCGGCCAGCCAGCGTCGCCACGTGATGATGATCGGCTCGCCCGGCACGGGCAAGTCGATGCTCTCGAAGGCGATGACCGAGCTGTTGCCCAAGGAGTCGCTTCAGGACGTGCTCGTCTACCACAACCCCGAGGACGGCAACCAGCCGAAGGTTCGGACGGTCCCGATGGGCAAGGGGAAACAGATCATCGAGGCTCACAAGGAGGAGGCCCGGAAGGCCGGACAGTTCCGCAACCTCATCATGTGGGGACTCATCGCCGTCGTGCTCATGTACTCGCTACTCATCGCGGGCGAGTTCCTCCTCGGCATCCTCGCGGCGGGGATCGTCTTCCTGCTGTTCCGCTACGGCTCGCGCCGCGGCTCGGCGGCGATTCCGAACCTCATCGTCACGACGGACGACGACGCGACCGCCCCGTTCATCGACGCGACGGGTGCCCACGCTGGGGCGTTGCTCGGCGACGTTCGCCACGACCCATACCAGTCCGGCGGTCTCGAAACGCCGAGTCACGACCGCGTCGAACCCGGCGCGATTCACAAGGCCAACAAGGGCGTGCTGTTCATCGACGAGATCAACACGCTCGACATCCGCTCCCAGCAGCATCTGCTGACGGCGATGCAGGAGCGGGAGTTCTCCATCACCGGCCAGTCCGAGCGCTCCTCGGGCGCGATGGTCAAGACCGAACCCGTCCCGACGGACTTCGTGCTCGTCGCCGCTGGCAACCTCGATGCGATGTCGCATATGCACCCGGCACTCCGGTCGCGCATCAAGGGCTACGGCTACGAGGTCTACATGGACGACACCATCGAGGACAGCGCCGAGATGCGCCAGAAGTACGTCCGGTTCGTCGCCCAGGAGGTGGCCAAGGACGGCCGTCTGCCGCCCTTCACCAACGATGCGGTCGCCGAGGTCATCCTCGAAGCCCGCCGCCGCGCGGGACGGAAGGGCCATCTGACCCTCGAATTCCGTAACCTCGGCGGACTGGTGCGCGTCGCTGGCGACATGGCCCGCGGCGAGGACTCGCCCGTGACGACCCGTGAGCACGTCCTCGACGCGAAACGCCGCGCGCGCAGCATCGAACAGCAGATCGCCGACGAGTACATCGAGCGGCGCAAGGACTACAACATCTCGATGACCGAGGGCTCGGTCGTCGGCCGGGTCAACGGGCTGGCGGTCATGGGCGAGGACTCCGGTATCGTCCTGCCCGTCATGGCCGAGGTGACGCCCTCACAGGGTCCCGGCTCGGTCATCGCGACCGGCAAACTCCAAGAGATCGCCCAGGAGGCCGTCCAGAACGTCTCGGCTATCATCAAGAAACTCTCCGGGACGGGTCTCAACGGCAAGGACGTCCACATCCAGTTCGTCCAGGCCGGACAGGGCGGCGTCGACGGCGACTCCGCATCGGTCACCATCGCGACGGCGGTCATCAGCGCGCTGGAGGACCTCGGCGTCGACCAGTCGACGGCGATGACCGGCTCGCTCTCGGTGCGTGGCGACGTGCTTCCCGTCGGCGGCATCACCCACAAGATCGAGGCCGCGGCGAAGGCCGGAATGAAGACGGTCATCATCCCAGCAGCCAATCTGCAGGACGTGATGATCGAAGACGAGTACAAGGAACTCGTCGACATCGTCCCCGTCACCCACATCAGCGAGGTGCTGAAACACTCGCTGGAAGGCTCGCCGGACATGGATTCGCTCGCCTCGCGGGTCGCGGAGTTCACCGACACCGTCCTCGACGGCGTCGGCCGCGGCGGCAGCCCGAACCCGCAGTAG
- a CDS encoding DUF1801 domain-containing protein, which yields MADTTDGEAEVREAIAEMEAPFPEVGERFHELIMDSGPGLTPRTWYGMPAYAKDGKVVCFFNAEKGYMSFALTEDANLSVNEDASHQLIEASWYFTELDDATEEKLSEIVRKAVT from the coding sequence ATGGCCGATACGACTGATGGAGAAGCAGAAGTACGTGAGGCAATCGCGGAGATGGAAGCACCCTTCCCCGAAGTGGGCGAACGTTTCCACGAGCTCATCATGGATAGTGGGCCGGGTCTCACACCCAGAACGTGGTACGGTATGCCAGCGTACGCAAAGGACGGCAAGGTCGTATGCTTCTTCAATGCCGAGAAAGGGTATATGTCGTTCGCGTTGACAGAAGACGCGAACCTCTCCGTCAACGAGGACGCGTCACATCAACTCATCGAAGCCTCGTGGTACTTCACTGAATTAGATGATGCGACCGAGGAGAAGCTCTCAGAGATCGTGCGAAAGGCCGTAACCTAA
- a CDS encoding ArsR/SmtB family transcription factor: MVEQEPDDLDLDAVFQALSHPIRRSILEQLTDGPESVSDLAEPHDVSLPAISKHLRVLEDAGLIDVTKDGTVRRCHLDAVPLSAAFGWLTQYRVFWEDRLDALANHLENENQ; this comes from the coding sequence ATGGTTGAACAGGAGCCAGACGACCTGGATCTCGATGCGGTCTTCCAGGCACTCTCACACCCGATCCGTCGGTCTATCCTCGAACAGTTAACCGACGGTCCCGAGAGCGTGAGTGACCTAGCCGAGCCTCACGACGTTTCCCTCCCTGCCATCTCCAAGCACTTGCGTGTGCTAGAAGACGCTGGTTTAATCGACGTCACGAAGGATGGTACCGTTCGTCGCTGCCACCTCGATGCCGTGCCGCTTTCCGCGGCGTTCGGATGGTTAACCCAGTACCGGGTCTTCTGGGAGGACCGCTTGGACGCGCTGGCCAATCATCTGGAGAACGAAAATCAATGA
- a CDS encoding toprim domain-containing protein produces the protein MGERAALQRFSTEPDEVPTDRDDGHRELHPSTDPTTLVTYRRPPTWRTDLLALVAELDDAVDAAIVEGPNDRRGLRTAGFTKRVYTCSEAGGLAALASRIDEDRVVILTDFDPAGRRLNARLRELLDDSQVDPEWRRKVGAALTPHGRRDIESLNNLFRHRW, from the coding sequence GTGGGCGAACGTGCGGCCCTGCAGCGATTTTCGACCGAACCCGACGAGGTTCCGACCGACCGCGACGACGGCCACCGTGAACTACACCCGTCCACGGACCCAACCACACTCGTGACGTACCGACGGCCGCCGACGTGGCGGACAGACCTCCTCGCGCTCGTCGCGGAACTCGACGACGCCGTCGACGCTGCCATCGTGGAGGGACCGAACGACCGGCGCGGCCTCCGAACGGCGGGGTTCACGAAGCGCGTCTACACCTGCTCGGAAGCGGGCGGGCTGGCCGCTCTCGCTTCCCGTATCGACGAGGACCGAGTGGTCATCCTGACCGACTTCGACCCCGCTGGCCGGCGGCTGAACGCCCGACTGCGCGAACTCCTCGACGACTCGCAGGTCGACCCCGAGTGGCGGCGGAAGGTCGGCGCGGCACTGACGCCACACGGCCGTCGGGATATCGAGTCGCTGAACAACCTCTTTCGACACCGGTGGTAG
- a CDS encoding alpha-L-rhamnosidase-related protein, with product MVTGSLRQRLTSLVPPLSLGDAPEFFGPTDINAQSGNGRLSVALNREGTVTVLRWPRPSFFNHVKYHTTRRDAPRFGAHPNEGAFLGLRLDLGDTRETTWLRDWGTTQWYETEGSDTVVTEHRSGHYGLTVRVVDTVAADADVLVREVTVHRDADSPVVAADLVAFAHFHLGVSKKPKNPIHDLRRHPGDRTHARYRPDVDAVVATKRGVDESTCDRRQVALAMGFDRPSERHQVGADAFAARRERVGPDARDAHDAYERASDGDLPNHDAHSGKPTAALSTRLGFGDDDTATATLLVAADESRGGVSDLLETAREWDPATIRRDKAAWFDELLGDAPLPETDDAAVRATAMRALVTLVTNYDRESGAIVASIATQSPYAQDWPRDGAFCNHVLNLVGLPEWVDKRNRWYASLQRSEERRFFGHALVPKGNWLMNYYADGIAGGPIPWEIDQTGLAVWTLWDHYRATGDEGYLREVYPAIKRGADFLAGYRDAATGLHRAAHEDDNIVPSRTIHGASTVWLALNSALKAARALDAVEDAARYRRRRDELKTAIDAHLWDPEAGAYSRGKSPLDHVLEHHYVPDIFRALPILPGTGGNTTVAWPARFAPTDHPRMRRHLDHLWDAIEPSFREPEAGERRFGMYESRALIALATGWADDPEKMTRVRDGVRWIAHNHATPDTHVLGEAWIREDGRVLTAVSQPHTFTQLLFYYASLLAFPPAEFEQPTPA from the coding sequence ATGGTTACCGGTTCCCTCCGTCAGCGACTCACCTCCCTCGTCCCACCGCTCAGCCTCGGCGACGCGCCGGAGTTCTTCGGCCCGACCGACATCAACGCCCAGTCCGGCAATGGCCGGCTCTCGGTCGCGCTCAACCGAGAGGGGACCGTCACCGTCCTCCGATGGCCCCGCCCCTCCTTCTTCAACCACGTCAAGTACCACACCACCCGCCGCGACGCCCCGCGCTTCGGCGCGCATCCGAACGAGGGGGCGTTTCTCGGACTCCGCCTCGACCTCGGCGACACGCGTGAGACGACGTGGCTCCGCGACTGGGGGACGACACAGTGGTACGAGACGGAGGGAAGCGACACCGTCGTCACGGAACACCGTTCTGGACACTATGGCCTGACCGTCCGCGTCGTCGACACCGTCGCCGCCGACGCCGACGTGTTGGTCCGCGAGGTGACCGTCCACCGCGACGCCGACTCGCCGGTCGTCGCCGCCGACCTCGTCGCCTTCGCGCACTTCCATCTCGGGGTGTCGAAGAAGCCGAAGAACCCGATTCACGACCTCCGTCGGCATCCCGGAGACCGGACGCACGCCCGGTACCGCCCCGACGTCGACGCCGTCGTCGCCACCAAACGCGGCGTCGACGAGTCGACGTGTGACCGCCGACAGGTCGCGCTCGCGATGGGCTTCGACCGGCCGAGCGAGCGTCACCAGGTCGGCGCGGACGCCTTCGCGGCCCGCCGTGAGCGCGTCGGTCCCGACGCTCGCGACGCCCACGACGCCTACGAGCGCGCCAGCGACGGCGACCTGCCGAACCACGACGCCCACAGCGGCAAGCCGACGGCCGCGCTCTCGACGCGGCTGGGGTTCGGAGATGACGATACCGCCACTGCGACGCTCCTCGTCGCAGCCGACGAGAGCCGTGGTGGGGTTTCGGACCTCCTCGAAACAGCCCGCGAGTGGGACCCGGCGACCATCCGCCGGGATAAGGCGGCGTGGTTCGACGAGCTCCTCGGCGACGCGCCGCTGCCCGAGACCGACGACGCAGCCGTCCGGGCGACGGCCATGCGCGCGCTCGTCACGCTCGTGACCAACTACGACCGCGAGTCGGGAGCCATCGTCGCCTCCATCGCCACGCAGAGCCCCTACGCGCAGGACTGGCCGCGCGACGGCGCGTTCTGTAACCACGTCCTCAATCTCGTCGGGTTGCCCGAGTGGGTCGACAAGCGCAACCGCTGGTACGCCTCGCTCCAGCGGTCCGAGGAGCGGCGGTTCTTCGGCCACGCGCTCGTCCCGAAGGGCAACTGGCTGATGAACTACTACGCCGACGGCATCGCGGGCGGGCCCATCCCGTGGGAGATCGACCAGACCGGACTCGCCGTCTGGACGCTCTGGGACCATTACCGTGCGACGGGCGACGAAGGCTACCTGCGAGAGGTCTATCCGGCAATCAAGCGCGGCGCGGACTTCCTCGCGGGCTACCGCGACGCCGCGACGGGCCTGCACCGCGCGGCCCACGAGGACGACAACATCGTCCCCTCCCGCACCATCCACGGCGCGAGCACCGTCTGGCTCGCGCTCAACTCCGCGCTGAAGGCTGCCCGCGCGCTCGACGCGGTCGAGGACGCCGCCCGCTACCGTCGTCGCCGCGACGAACTCAAGACGGCCATCGACGCCCATCTCTGGGACCCCGAGGCAGGTGCCTACAGCCGCGGCAAGTCGCCGCTCGACCACGTCCTCGAACACCACTACGTCCCCGACATCTTCCGTGCGTTGCCCATCCTCCCCGGCACCGGCGGCAACACCACCGTCGCGTGGCCCGCGCGGTTCGCGCCGACGGACCATCCGCGGATGCGACGACATCTCGACCATCTCTGGGACGCAATCGAGCCGTCGTTCCGGGAACCCGAAGCAGGCGAGCGACGCTTCGGGATGTACGAGTCCCGCGCGCTCATCGCGCTGGCGACGGGCTGGGCCGACGACCCCGAGAAGATGACCCGCGTCCGCGACGGCGTCCGGTGGATCGCCCACAACCACGCCACGCCCGACACGCACGTCCTCGGCGAGGCGTGGATTCGCGAGGACGGACGGGTGCTGACGGCCGTCTCCCAGCCGCACACGTTCACACAACTGCTGTTCTACTACGCTAGCCTGCTGGCGTTCCCACCGGCGGAGTTCGAGCAGCCGACCCCCGCCTGA
- a CDS encoding DUF7563 family protein, producing the protein MPECATCEEYVSPDFVRVFGDNNRVVTACLSCRGAKPEPDQSAGPAETAEYNASETEQADDTEYEPEPYSHEADPAEPASASQRVDVTEPETAATATGGGSSPMSFLRSVFLR; encoded by the coding sequence ATGCCAGAATGTGCAACCTGTGAGGAATACGTTTCGCCCGACTTCGTCCGCGTGTTCGGAGACAACAACCGCGTCGTCACCGCCTGTCTGTCGTGTCGGGGGGCCAAGCCCGAGCCTGACCAATCGGCCGGGCCAGCCGAGACAGCCGAGTACAACGCGTCGGAGACAGAGCAGGCCGACGACACCGAGTACGAACCGGAGCCGTACAGCCACGAGGCGGACCCGGCAGAGCCAGCCAGTGCGTCCCAGCGCGTGGACGTGACCGAACCCGAGACGGCGGCGACAGCGACGGGAGGCGGCTCCTCGCCGATGTCGTTCCTCCGGTCCGTGTTCCTCCGGTAG
- a CDS encoding SRPBCC domain-containing protein: MTNNPNEGDASTTEYPVGRGQSITVNRVIKAPRERVYEAFLNPVDMAMWAAPEGFRADVQEVEAEEGGSFRIENVGEAEGMEQYSHTFEGTYRELVRGEKIVWIEETDEGGDHSTVTITLDSVPDGTEVTLRLEGISQDVDIEEYGVADAWEDSLKKLAGQVEG; encoded by the coding sequence ATGACAAACAATCCCAACGAAGGCGATGCATCGACGACGGAGTATCCAGTGGGCCGGGGACAGAGTATCACTGTAAACCGTGTGATCAAAGCACCCCGTGAACGAGTCTACGAGGCCTTCCTGAATCCTGTGGACATGGCTATGTGGGCAGCTCCAGAAGGATTCCGCGCCGATGTTCAAGAGGTCGAGGCTGAGGAGGGAGGATCCTTCCGTATCGAGAATGTCGGCGAAGCAGAGGGGATGGAGCAGTACTCTCACACGTTCGAAGGCACTTATCGGGAACTGGTACGCGGTGAGAAGATCGTCTGGATCGAGGAGACAGATGAGGGTGGTGATCACAGTACCGTGACGATTACTCTGGATAGTGTTCCTGACGGGACCGAGGTCACTCTTCGTTTAGAAGGTATCTCCCAGGATGTCGATATCGAGGAGTACGGGGTCGCGGATGCCTGGGAAGATTCCCTCAAAAAGCTCGCTGGCCAAGTGGAGGGCTGA
- a CDS encoding cupin domain-containing protein, which produces MNRCTLDDAERATLGPGVERVDLGESLATTAVACNWYRIAPEESLPGGLHAHVDQEELFYVVEGEATFETLDGVVTVTTGEAVRFAPGTFQSGRNAGDETLVVLAVGAPRATDDVRIPFPCPTCDDSTLRLDTEDGLTFGCPACGVDHDPDPCPECASEELRATVGDAGRPVVACDGCGATFDAPPVSA; this is translated from the coding sequence GTGAACCGCTGCACACTCGACGACGCCGAACGCGCCACGCTCGGGCCGGGTGTCGAGCGAGTCGACCTCGGGGAGTCGCTGGCGACGACGGCCGTCGCGTGCAACTGGTACCGAATCGCGCCCGAGGAGAGCCTTCCAGGCGGCCTGCACGCCCACGTCGACCAGGAGGAACTGTTCTACGTCGTCGAGGGCGAGGCCACGTTCGAGACGCTCGACGGCGTCGTCACGGTCACCACGGGCGAGGCCGTGCGGTTCGCGCCCGGCACGTTCCAGTCCGGGCGGAACGCGGGCGACGAGACCCTCGTCGTCCTCGCCGTCGGCGCGCCGCGGGCGACCGACGACGTCAGGATTCCGTTTCCGTGCCCGACCTGCGACGATTCGACCCTGCGACTCGACACCGAGGACGGCCTGACCTTCGGCTGTCCGGCCTGCGGTGTCGACCACGACCCCGACCCGTGCCCCGAGTGTGCGAGCGAGGAGTTACGGGCGACCGTCGGCGACGCTGGCCGTCCGGTCGTCGCCTGCGACGGCTGTGGGGCGACGTTCGACGCGCCGCCGGTGTCGGCTTAG